In Paenibacillus algicola, a genomic segment contains:
- a CDS encoding flagellar brake protein codes for MFPKINEVLFIQIDTGDEAASRIVYKSRIAEMDEQSLYIEVPIEEGSGRLKKLFLGDELSLYFVTEGGVKNYFNSYVLGFHEDVIRQIRIRRPEEESISRIQRRSFLRVQADLEVAVTTESGKQFVTRTEDVGGGGVSLYAESHHGIADGETLDCWLLAAYKNGAIEHIPFSGEVVRIKEISGSRSLVMVKLSRISDMERQKLIRYCFERQFDFRNR; via the coding sequence GTGTTTCCAAAGATTAACGAGGTATTATTTATTCAGATTGATACCGGGGATGAAGCAGCATCCAGGATTGTGTACAAATCCAGGATTGCGGAAATGGACGAGCAGTCGCTGTACATAGAGGTTCCGATTGAGGAAGGATCCGGCAGACTGAAGAAGCTCTTTTTGGGAGATGAGCTATCTCTGTATTTCGTGACTGAGGGCGGGGTCAAAAATTACTTCAACAGCTATGTTCTTGGATTTCACGAAGATGTCATTCGCCAGATCCGCATTCGCAGGCCGGAGGAAGAGTCGATCTCCAGAATCCAGAGAAGAAGCTTTCTCCGGGTGCAGGCCGATCTTGAGGTTGCTGTTACGACCGAATCCGGGAAGCAGTTCGTCACGAGAACTGAGGATGTTGGCGGCGGCGGCGTTTCACTTTATGCAGAGAGCCATCATGGTATTGCTGATGGTGAGACACTGGATTGCTGGCTTCTGGCGGCGTACAAGAACGGCGCAATCGAGCACATCCCTTTCAGCGGAGAAGTCGTTCGCATCAAAGAAATTTCCGGCTCCAGATCACTGGTCATGGTCAAGCTGAGCCGCATCTCTGACATGGAGCGTCAGAAGCTCATCCGCTATTGCTTCGAAAGGCAGTTTGATTTCCGAAACCGCTGA
- the cmk gene encoding (d)CMP kinase yields the protein MHTKGTGEQNRINIAIDGPAGAGKSTVARMVASRLQYIYVDTGAMYRAVTWYMQSHGISAENEQKVLQTVQNMVIELKPHESGQMVLLNGEDVTPFIRSQKVNSEVSRYAQIEDLRHHLVHLQRMMALSKGVVMDGRDIGTTVLPAAEVKIFMTASVKERALRRFKELDKAEGITLEQLETDIARRDRLDEEREVSPLRRAEDAVFLDTTDMNIDEVVEYITSFCRTRMDGEKEQ from the coding sequence GTGCATACGAAGGGGACTGGTGAACAGAACAGAATCAACATTGCCATCGATGGACCCGCTGGGGCAGGCAAGAGCACCGTAGCCAGAATGGTGGCTAGCAGGCTTCAGTACATATATGTGGATACCGGAGCTATGTACCGGGCGGTGACCTGGTATATGCAAAGTCATGGAATTTCTGCAGAAAATGAGCAGAAAGTGCTTCAAACGGTGCAAAATATGGTGATTGAATTAAAACCGCATGAATCAGGTCAGATGGTATTGCTGAACGGGGAGGACGTCACGCCCTTTATCCGTTCCCAAAAAGTAAATTCCGAGGTGTCCCGTTATGCTCAAATTGAGGATCTTCGGCACCATCTGGTTCATCTGCAGCGAATGATGGCCTTATCGAAGGGCGTTGTCATGGATGGCCGTGACATTGGAACTACGGTGCTGCCTGCTGCAGAGGTCAAGATTTTCATGACGGCCAGCGTGAAGGAAAGAGCTCTCCGCCGATTCAAGGAGTTGGACAAAGCAGAAGGGATAACGTTAGAGCAGCTTGAGACTGATATCGCCAGGCGTGACCGTCTTGATGAGGAACGTGAAGTATCACCGCTTCGACGTGCGGAGGATGCTGTGTTTCTGGATACGACGGACATGAATATTGATGAGGTCGTCGAGTATATCACTTCTTTTTGTAGAACTCGTATGGATGGGGAGAAAGAACAATGA
- the rpsA gene encoding 30S ribosomal protein S1 — MSEETRNQENAETQDQLDQIVSLKKGDTVKGTIVKLEDNQAYVSIGYKYDGVIPVRELSSVQLDNASEAVQVGQEVECKVVSINDDKESLVLSKRAIDTENSWEELEKHFADQDVFEVTVADVVKGGLVADVGARGFIPASMVERHFVEDFSDYKGRTLRVKVKELDRENNKVILSQKEVLEEEFEANKQQVMADLQEGQVLEGTVQRLTQFGAFVDVGGVDGLVHVSEIAWSHVEKPSDALSEGEQVKVKVLKVDPEKGKISLSIKAAQPGPWESASDKFNIGDVVTGEVKRLVSFGAFVELAPGVEGLVHISQISHKHIGTPQEVLKEGQEVQVKVLDVNLDEKRISLSIKETEEAPAAPAPSPRGERASKGPKIDLKDNPNVSLNNQGMSVTLGERFGDKLSKFK, encoded by the coding sequence ATGTCGGAAGAAACAAGAAATCAAGAAAATGCTGAAACTCAAGATCAGCTGGACCAAATCGTATCCTTGAAAAAAGGGGACACTGTAAAAGGGACGATCGTCAAACTGGAGGATAACCAAGCTTATGTAAGCATTGGATATAAATATGACGGTGTGATCCCTGTCCGCGAGCTTTCCTCGGTACAGCTTGACAACGCTTCTGAAGCGGTTCAAGTAGGTCAAGAGGTAGAGTGCAAGGTTGTCAGCATTAATGACGACAAGGAGAGTCTGGTACTGTCCAAGCGTGCAATTGACACTGAGAATTCTTGGGAAGAGCTTGAGAAGCACTTCGCAGACCAGGACGTATTCGAGGTTACTGTCGCTGATGTTGTTAAAGGCGGTCTCGTAGCAGACGTCGGTGCACGCGGCTTTATCCCGGCTTCGATGGTTGAGCGTCATTTTGTAGAAGACTTCAGCGATTACAAGGGTCGTACCCTTCGCGTAAAGGTGAAAGAACTGGACCGCGAGAACAACAAGGTTATTCTTTCCCAGAAGGAAGTTCTGGAAGAGGAGTTTGAAGCCAACAAGCAGCAGGTGATGGCTGACCTTCAGGAAGGCCAAGTGCTGGAAGGAACGGTTCAGCGCTTGACTCAATTTGGAGCATTCGTTGATGTAGGCGGTGTAGACGGACTGGTTCACGTTTCCGAGATCGCTTGGAGCCATGTGGAGAAGCCGTCGGATGCACTGTCCGAAGGAGAGCAGGTTAAGGTGAAGGTGCTGAAGGTCGATCCAGAGAAAGGCAAGATCAGCCTCAGTATCAAAGCTGCTCAGCCGGGCCCATGGGAATCAGCATCTGACAAATTCAACATTGGTGATGTGGTTACCGGTGAAGTGAAGCGTCTTGTGAGCTTCGGTGCATTTGTGGAGCTGGCTCCAGGCGTTGAAGGCCTGGTTCATATCTCTCAAATTTCCCACAAGCACATTGGAACTCCTCAAGAGGTTCTGAAAGAAGGACAAGAGGTACAAGTGAAGGTTCTGGATGTGAACCTGGACGAGAAGCGGATCAGCCTCAGCATCAAGGAAACGGAAGAAGCTCCAGCGGCTCCTGCTCCATCGCCAAGAGGCGAAAGAGCATCCAAAGGTCCGAAAATTGACCTGAAGGATAACCCTAATGTGTCCTTGAACAACCAAGGCATGAGCGTAACGCTGGGTGAGCGCTTCGGCGACAAGCTGAGCAAATTCAAGTAG
- a CDS encoding genetic competence negative regulator → MKIERLGQDKIRIFLTFDDLSDRGIQREEMWQEIPKVYDLFTEMMDQAYSELGFDATGPLAVEVFALPSQGMVVIVTRGKYDHHFGGLSEDEMPDEVYEMELTLEHNGSVMYAFNDFEIVVEAAHMLSLVTDHAGTLYSYKDKWYLWFDAEQFTAEKLNALTAVLSEFGHSSTVSEAVLEEYGTKVMAEDAIGQICLHFPSHN, encoded by the coding sequence ATGAAAATAGAACGTCTGGGTCAAGATAAGATTCGGATTTTCCTCACGTTCGACGATCTCAGCGATCGGGGAATCCAGAGAGAAGAAATGTGGCAGGAGATACCGAAGGTATATGACCTGTTCACGGAGATGATGGATCAGGCTTATAGCGAGCTGGGCTTTGACGCCACGGGCCCGCTGGCCGTCGAGGTCTTTGCTCTTCCTTCCCAAGGCATGGTCGTCATTGTAACCCGTGGAAAGTACGATCATCATTTCGGAGGACTGTCCGAGGATGAAATGCCCGATGAAGTCTATGAGATGGAGCTGACTCTTGAGCACAACGGCAGTGTAATGTACGCTTTCAACGATTTCGAGATCGTGGTGGAGGCCGCTCATATGCTGAGCCTAGTTACCGACCATGCCGGAACGCTGTACAGCTATAAGGATAAATGGTATCTGTGGTTTGATGCGGAGCAGTTCACGGCTGAGAAGCTGAATGCGCTGACCGCGGTTTTATCTGAATTTGGCCACTCATCAACGGTCAGTGAAGCGGTTCTTGAAGAATATGGCACCAAGGTGATGGCTGAGGATGCTATAGGACAAATCTGTCTCCACTTTCCAAGTCATAACTAG
- the prsW gene encoding glutamic-type intramembrane protease PrsW, which translates to MLVFTILASALAPGLSLLTYFYLKDKYDQEPLHMVLRMFLFGFLIVIPVLIIQKGMLNWFGGIMFIEPVFISGGVEEFLKWFVLFHLIYNHVEFDEPYDSILYSAAISLGFASAENILYAWYSQGAFAPMMIRAMLPVSGHAMFGVIMGYYLGRAKFSKGSLSRRFLLMSLLIPWAYHALYDLILNTFKNSWLWFIVPMMVLLWYGAMGKIARANNRSPFRMIHKDEEVKT; encoded by the coding sequence GTGCTGGTGTTTACGATTTTGGCTTCTGCATTGGCACCGGGTCTTTCACTGCTGACCTATTTCTACCTCAAAGACAAATACGATCAGGAGCCGCTGCATATGGTCCTGCGGATGTTCCTGTTCGGATTTCTAATTGTGATCCCTGTTCTCATTATCCAGAAGGGCATGCTGAATTGGTTCGGTGGCATCATGTTCATCGAGCCCGTGTTCATTTCAGGCGGCGTGGAGGAGTTTCTAAAGTGGTTCGTTCTGTTCCATCTCATCTACAATCATGTAGAGTTTGATGAACCGTATGACAGCATTCTGTACTCTGCGGCCATCTCACTCGGCTTCGCCAGTGCGGAGAACATCCTGTATGCTTGGTATAGTCAGGGCGCCTTTGCTCCGATGATGATCAGGGCGATGCTGCCGGTTTCGGGTCATGCCATGTTTGGAGTTATTATGGGATACTATCTGGGGCGTGCCAAGTTTAGCAAAGGCTCTTTGAGCCGCAGATTCCTGCTGATGTCACTACTCATTCCATGGGCGTATCATGCACTGTATGACCTTATTTTGAATACCTTTAAGAACAGCTGGCTGTGGTTCATCGTTCCGATGATGGTTCTGCTCTGGTACGGAGCCATGGGCAAGATTGCACGAGCCAATAACCGTTCGCCGTTTCGTATGATCCACAAGGACGAAGAGGTTAAAACTTAA
- the ypeB gene encoding germination protein YpeB produces the protein MYKRISAVLFPVTAILFIGSLVWGNQLKEERNAVEIHAENQYQRAFHDLSYHMDRIHDEIGNSIAVNTASQGMQRKSLMNVWRLTSEAQNELNQLPLSTLSLEKTEEFLSRIANFSYKTGVRDLTKEPLSDTEAKTLKQLYQNSGEITKDLQEVQNTALSQKLRWLDVDMAMTSQQELAGNSIIDGFSSVNKKVEAYPELEWGPSVSSMYTKRSVKMLSGVAVNEEDIQRKALKFADLGQGAECTIIANGQGTDWESYTATVQAEGMQPISMDFTRKGGLLISYTDGRQVGSKQVSVQQAMEKAEQFLEKKGYRSMKAVSADPYDNLVNFTFVRQQDDTLIYPEKMTVRSALDNGDIIGFQASEFVYEHQDNREVPEAKLSLEEARNTLNGDFKEQYTRKALIKNDRDEDTLCYEIGGRINGSKYKIFINADTGLEETVEVVKEADEGMN, from the coding sequence ATGTATAAACGCATTAGTGCGGTCCTGTTTCCGGTCACCGCCATCTTGTTCATCGGCTCGCTCGTGTGGGGAAATCAGTTAAAAGAGGAACGTAATGCCGTTGAGATCCACGCGGAGAATCAATATCAGCGCGCGTTTCATGACCTGTCCTATCATATGGACCGTATTCATGATGAAATCGGCAACTCGATTGCGGTCAATACGGCGTCACAGGGCATGCAGCGGAAAAGCTTGATGAACGTCTGGAGATTGACCAGTGAGGCGCAGAATGAACTCAATCAGCTGCCACTGTCCACACTGTCTCTGGAGAAAACGGAGGAGTTTCTATCCCGGATTGCCAACTTTTCGTACAAGACCGGTGTCCGGGACCTGACGAAGGAGCCGCTTAGCGACACCGAAGCCAAAACGCTGAAGCAGCTCTATCAGAATTCCGGCGAAATTACGAAGGATTTGCAGGAAGTGCAGAACACTGCTCTATCACAGAAGCTGCGCTGGCTTGATGTAGATATGGCTATGACAAGTCAGCAGGAGCTGGCAGGTAACAGCATCATTGACGGGTTCTCGTCGGTGAACAAAAAGGTGGAGGCCTATCCCGAGCTCGAATGGGGACCGTCCGTAAGCAGCATGTATACCAAGCGTTCCGTCAAAATGCTGTCCGGTGTAGCCGTAAATGAAGAGGATATTCAGCGCAAGGCTTTGAAGTTTGCAGATCTGGGACAGGGTGCGGAGTGCACGATCATCGCCAACGGCCAGGGCACAGATTGGGAGTCTTATACCGCGACGGTGCAGGCTGAAGGCATGCAGCCAATCAGTATGGATTTTACCCGCAAGGGAGGATTGCTGATTTCCTACACGGACGGACGCCAGGTCGGCAGCAAGCAGGTCTCAGTTCAGCAGGCGATGGAGAAGGCGGAGCAATTCCTGGAGAAGAAGGGGTATCGCAGCATGAAGGCTGTATCTGCAGATCCCTATGACAATCTGGTCAACTTCACATTTGTCCGTCAGCAGGACGACACCCTGATCTATCCCGAAAAAATGACGGTGCGGTCTGCCCTGGATAACGGCGATATTATCGGTTTCCAGGCCAGTGAGTTCGTATATGAACACCAGGACAATCGTGAGGTGCCGGAGGCCAAGCTCAGTCTTGAAGAAGCACGGAACACGTTGAATGGCGATTTCAAGGAACAGTATACTCGAAAAGCGCTGATCAAAAATGATCGGGATGAGGATACGCTGTGCTACGAGATTGGAGGCCGGATCAACGGCTCGAAGTATAAAATATTCATCAATGCCGACACCGGTCTGGAAGAGACGGTAGAGGTTGTCAAGGAAGCCGATGAAGGGATGAATTAA
- a CDS encoding lysophospholipid acyltransferase family protein gives MIYVFCRAVVRALFQMLYRFESVGVHNIPDQGGVLICANHISLRDPISVGIHVKRQVKFMAKEELFKIPLFGWLVKQLGAFPVKRGGVSKDSIKNSLKILRGGEIMGIFPEGTRNSDSEAAKRGAASFALRSDAAVVPAAIVGEYKLFRKTRIIYGAPIDLSSYKDSKSPETLEQVTAMIMSRIREMQATGQPTRE, from the coding sequence ATGATTTATGTGTTTTGCAGAGCTGTTGTCCGGGCGTTGTTTCAAATGCTGTACCGCTTTGAATCGGTAGGCGTTCACAACATTCCGGATCAGGGTGGAGTGCTGATCTGTGCGAATCACATTAGCCTGAGAGATCCGATTTCGGTAGGCATTCATGTGAAGCGCCAGGTTAAATTTATGGCGAAGGAAGAGCTGTTCAAGATTCCTCTGTTCGGCTGGCTCGTGAAGCAGCTGGGAGCTTTTCCGGTCAAGCGGGGCGGGGTCAGCAAGGATTCCATTAAGAACTCCCTCAAGATTTTACGAGGCGGAGAGATTATGGGGATTTTCCCAGAGGGAACGAGGAACTCAGATTCTGAAGCCGCGAAGCGGGGAGCAGCAAGCTTTGCACTTCGCAGTGACGCTGCGGTTGTACCGGCGGCCATTGTTGGAGAATACAAGCTGTTTCGCAAGACCCGCATTATCTACGGCGCGCCGATTGATTTATCCTCTTATAAGGACAGCAAGTCACCTGAGACACTGGAGCAGGTAACAGCTATGATTATGAGCCGTATCCGGGAAATGCAGGCCACAGGTCAGCCGACCCGGGAGTAG